The genomic window GCTAGACGGCAGGCAGGATTTTGTTTTCAAGAGAAAACGATATTTTTGCGTCTGCCAAAAATATTTCATCACCCTGCGCGAACGAAGGGGGTTGGTTTGCATTGCCGTGGTGAATCAACAACGTTGGTGAAATTTAAGAAATTGAAGCTCCCACGTTTTGCCTGTACGAAATGTATTAGACAATAAAAAAACTGAACAAACCACCTCACATTGGTATGGCTTTTGTGGTTTTAAATTTTTGGCTGTTTATTGATCTTAATGTGAAAATTGTTACATGTGGATCACTCTTCACAGccctttctaaaaaaaacatagatCACGATTGGCGTATGACTAAGAAAGTGTCTTATTCTAATGAATTGACACTCCCGAAAATATCGATAGAAAATGAAAAGGAGAATCTTATCGTTGCGTAATAATCGTTATGACGCACAACCAGTCAACAAGTTCAATCATCCTTGTTCGTATGCCACAGTTACCGCATTTgaagcaaaatatttttttaatttatttataacTTGTTTACAGCGACCATATGGATGTTTTCGCATACCGCATGAATAAGGAAAAACCAGATGCCACTACGCTTCTTATTCGAAATTCATCTTCTGAATAATGGACACTCAATTCAAAATGTTTCTTTCTCTTTCAATACAGCCTTCAATAAAAAGACATAAGTGATGGCCAAGAAAGGGAAGGCTAAAATTGGACCTGTGAAGACGGAAGCCGCAACCGAAGCAGCTTCAACCGTTCAGGCTCCATCAGTTGAACCTGTTGTCAAGCCAGTAGAAGAAGAACTTACGAAAGTTGCAGACAAACCAGTTGAATCTCCGAAAACTCCAGCTGCTGCTCCAGCCCCAGTGAAAGAAGCTCCAAAGCAAACCGAAGCAGATAAGAAGCCAGCATCACCcaagcagaaacaaaaacaagttCCGGCTAAGCCTAAGGATGAACCGAAACCAAAAGATGCTCAGCCAGTTAAAGCCCCTGTAGCGCCGGTACAGAACGGAACAGCTGGAGAAACCACTACCGCAGCGGAAGGAACTGCGAGCGAAGCCGAAGGCACTGGAACCCAGAGGAAGCGACGCAATCGTAGACACCGCAAGAAGAAGCCCGTCATTGAAGCTACTGAAGGCGAAGTTCCCCCTGCAGAGCAGAAGCCCAAGAAAGAGCACAAGAAAAAACGTGCCAAGCGACTGAGGGCTTTGGCTTTGGCTGAACAATCTGCCAGTGCCCAAATTGCCGCCGTCGAAGGTGCCATTGCCGGTGATGCCCCGAAGACTTCCAACAACGTAGAAGTTCTACAGAAGAAAATCGAAATTGCCGAAAAGGTGCTCCAGCAAGTGCAGCAACAAACTCAAGAAGAGCAAAAGAAGATCGATAACCTGAAACCAGACTCCCCAAAGCAGCAGAACAAGAACAAGCAAGCACGCAACAGGAAAGATTCAGACTCGAAAAAGCAAGCCCTAGCAGAGGTGCAAAAGGCAACCGAAGAAAGAGACAAAATAAAGAATGAGGCACGTAAGCTTGTGGAAGAGAAGGTCAAGAAACAACAAGAGCTCCAAAAACTGCAAGCAGAAAAAGAGCAAAAGGAACAAGAAGCGAAACTATTATTGGAAGCGAAAGACCGTAAAGTAGAAGAAGCAGCGAAGCTGCTTGAACAAACGAAGCGCGTTGCAGCAGTTGAGCAAAAACTGAACGAATTGCAGCCAACCAAGGCAGAACCGGCCGCACAGCAACAACGCACTCGCAAAGATTCCGAAAAGCAgaaaaaaacaaccaaaaatgaagAAGAAGTGAAGAAGGTCACCACTGATAGTACTGCTGCTGCCGACAAAGCCGCTGCTGAAAAGAAGGCTGCCGCCGACAAAGCGGCGGCTGAGAAGAAGGTTGCTGCCGAAAAAGCAGCTGCAGAAAAGAAGGCTGCTGAAGAAAAGGCTGCTGCTGAAAAAAAGGCTGCCGAAGAAAAGGCTGCTGCTGAGAAGAAGGCTGCTGCTGAGAAGGCTGCCGCTGCTAAGGCTGCAGCTGAAAAGGCTGCTGCTGAGAAAAAGGCTGCCGCTGAAAAGGCTGCTGCTGAAAAAAAGGCTGCTGAAGAGAAGGCTGCAGCCGAGAAAAAGGCTGCCGCTGAGAAAGCGGCTGCTGAGAAAAAGGCTGCCGCTGAAAAGGCTGCTGCTGAGAAGGCTGCTGCTGAGAAAAAGGCTGCTGCTGAAAAGGCCGCTGCAGAGAAGGCTGCCGCTGAAAGAGCTGCTGCTGAGAAGGCTGCCGCTGAAATGGCCGCTGCTGAGAAAAAGGCTGCTGCTGAAAAGGCCGCTGCAGAGAAGGCTGCCGCTGAAAAGGCTGCTGCTGAGAAAAAGGCTGCTGCTGAAAAGGCCGCTGCAGAGAAGGCTGCCGCTGAAAAGGCTGCTGCTGAGAAAAAGGCTGCTGCTGAAAAGGCTGCCGCTGAAAAAGCTGCTGCTGAGAAAAAGGCTGCTGCTGAAAAGGCCGCTGCTGAAAAGGCCGCAGCTGAAAAGGCTTCTGTGGAGAAAAAGGCTGCCGCTGAGAAGGCTGCCGCTGAAAAAGCTGCCGCTGAAAAGGCTGCTGCTGAAAAGGCTGCCGCTGAAAAGGCTGCTGCTGAAAAGGCCGCTGCTGAAAAGGCCGCTGCTGAAAAGGCCGCTGCTGAAAAGGCCGCTGCTGAGAAAAAAGCTGCTGCTGAAAAGGCTGCCGCTGAGAAGGCTGCCGCTGAGAAGGCTGCTGCTGAAAAGGCTGCCGCTGAGAAGGCTGCTGCTGAGAAGGCTGCCGCCGAGAAGGCTGCCGCCGAGAAGGCTGCCGCTGAAAAGGCAGCTGCTGAAAAGGCAGCCGCTGAAAAGGCCGCTGCTGAAAAGGCCACTGCTGAAAAGGCCACTGCTGAAAAGGCTGCTGCTGAGAAAAAGGCTGCCGAAGAGAAGGTTGCTGCTGAAAAAGCTGCCGCTGAAAGGGCTGTCGCTGAGAAGGCCGCTGCTGAAAAGGCCGCAACTGAAAAGGTTGCTGCTGAACCAGTCACCGAAGCCAAAAAACAAGATAATAAACAAAATGAAAAGAAGCCAGCAGAAAACAAGAACAACAATCAAAACCAAAAACCTAACAATAAAAAGAATAAGCGAACACCAAAGAGCAGCGTATCCGAAGAAGACAAATCAACCGGTCCAAAAAACGTGGAAAGCAGCGATTTTGTCTCATCTGCTAAACCCGAGCAGACTGTAGCAAAATCGCTAGAGACCGCCACCGTCACTGCTGTAGCTGCAGTCTGTCCGGTTGCTGCTGCGAAGCCAGACGAAAAGAAATCTTCCACTCCTGAAAAGACTGCCCCAGCTAAACCCGCCGCAGCTGACCAGAAAAAGAGTTCCTCACCGCCAAAGACAAACGGCACGGCCGCTAAATCGAAACCTCAGCCAGTATCGACAACTCCCGCCAAACAACAAACTCCCGAAAAAACACTCCCCAAGGCTTCCAGTCCGACAAAGAAAGCACCTTCCCCACCAAAAACAGTCCCTTCTCGCGCGTCCCCAAAACCAAGTACCCCACCCACAACTCCCAAACCTACCAAGAAACCTGAACTTCCTCCAAaacctgaatttctgaagaagaagtCTCCATCGGTGGAGCAGGACAAGCAACCATCCACGAAGCCAGCAACTCCACCAACAACTCCTACGGAGGTAGCGGCGTCACCACAGGTACCAAGTGCAACCCCTACCGCCCCAAGCCCTGTCCCAGCCTCTGCTAGTCCTGCTACGCCCGCCACTCCTACCACTCCTGTCACTCCAGAGCCAGCCCAGGAAGCAGCTGCACGGCTAACTGAGGAGTTGAACGGTTCAGCTGTGAAGAAGCCTACCACCAGCAACGCCAAAGCACCGAAGTCCGCACCTAAGAAACCTGAAGTCCCCCCTAAACCAGATGTCCACAACAAGAGCGCGGCCAAGATGAAGACTCCAATCAAACAACCTGCGGCCGCTGGATCGAAGGCTTCGACGGTAACAAATGAACCGA from Aedes albopictus strain Foshan unplaced genomic scaffold, AalbF5 HiC_scaffold_19, whole genome shotgun sequence includes these protein-coding regions:
- the LOC109426865 gene encoding calponin homology domain-containing protein DDB_G0272472 isoform X2 (The sequence of the model RefSeq protein was modified relative to this genomic sequence to represent the inferred CDS: added 472 bases not found in genome assembly), which codes for MAKKGKAKIGPVKTEAATEAASTVQAPSVEPVVKPVEEELTKVADKPVESPKTPAAAPAPVKEAPKQTEADKKPASPKQKQKQVPAKPKDEPKPKDAQPVKAPVAPVQNGTAGETTTAAEGTASEAEGTGTQRKRRNRRHRKKKPVIEATEGEVPPAEQKPKKEHKKKRAKRLRALALAEQSASAQIAAVEGAIAGDAPKTSNNVEVLQKKIEIAEKVLQQVQQQTQEEQKKIDNLKPDSPKQQNKNKQARNRKDSDSKKQALAEVQKATEERDKIKNEARKLVEEKVKKQQELQKLQAEKEQKEQEAKLLLEAKDRKVEEAAKLLEQTKRVAAVEQKLNELQPTKAEPAAQQQRTRKDSEKQKKTTKNEEEVKKVTTDSTAAADKAAAEKKAAADKAAAEKKVAAEKAAAEKKAAEEKAAAEKKAAEEKAAAEKKAAAEKAAAAKAAAEKAAAEKKAAAEKAAAEKKAAEEKAAAEKKAAAEKAAAEKKAAAEKAAAEKAAAEMAAAEKKAAAEKAAAEKAAAEKAAAEKKAAAEKAAAEKAAAEKAAAEKKAAAEKAAAEKAAAEKKAAAEKAAAEKAAAEKASVEKKAAAEKAAAEKAAAEKAAAEKAAAEKAAAEKAAAEKAAAEKAAAEKAAAEKKAAAEKAAAEKAAAEKAAAEKAAAEKAAAEKAAAEKAAAEKAAAEKAAAEKAAAEKAAAEKATAEKATAEKAAAEKKAAEEKVAAEKAAAERAVAEKAAAEKAATEKVAAEPVTEAKKQDNKQNEKKPAENKNNNQNQKPNNKKNKRTPKSSVSEEDKSTGPKNVESSDFVSSAKPEQTVAKSLETATVTAVAAVCPVAAAKPDEKKSSTPEKTAPAKPAAADQKKSSSPPKTNGTAAKSKPQPVSTTPAKQQTPEKTLPKASSPTKKAPSPPKTVPSRASPKPSTPPTTPKPTKKPELPPKPEFLKKKSPSVEQDKQPSTKPATPPTTPTEVAASPQEVNLKFNVEKQLAALNATAAAAKLMPKTLPLGTETTEEDELEEDFDEEEESIEYKFTPRPVFLATNCQVCKNPLRNLVQCESCRMVSYCNEDHRRSDAAGHKDLCSVIVEIARRRGGHIYNMAHKLTDEEYRNLRVYTLNQSEQMLKRPLQAYEREVLLFPRTCCSPSCREWRQDVLTECKDCRQVSYCAEHPDHLLPSHGQWCKAFFLFQKLILRQKILGRIEPVLPVRIVGKSFQLPPNIDEVIKFLYKNSNALRDECAYATLTQIATAPLTALHGYLQAGLRPTETFTIHLVGAELQFEGDTLDKWEAFFLHIVPEITELRLVFVGPELNVENLPIDIISRIRMCRMCRMKCRVVKFDFQCRRYYHDYCRDSGYSKPNLICFFNPVLHSTAGFGGFDTWSETIQATAAANCPIVVTSYTALDCPLDLVRFQKEAKRPLQIMAEPQLNPYGSKRPDRNFITDDVAPLIFKNYHYCVLK
- the LOC109426865 gene encoding calponin homology domain-containing protein DDB_G0272472 isoform X3 (The sequence of the model RefSeq protein was modified relative to this genomic sequence to represent the inferred CDS: added 472 bases not found in genome assembly) translates to MAKKGKAKIGPVKTEAATEAASTVQAPSVEPVVKPVEEELTKVADKPVESPKTPAAAPAPVKEAPKQTEADKKPASPKQKQKQVPAKPKDEPKPKDAQPVKAPVAPVQNGTAGETTTAAEGTASEAEGTGTQRKRRNRRHRKKKPVIEATEGEVPPAEQKPKKEHKKKRAKRLRALALAEQSASAQIAAVEGAIAGDAPKTSNNVEVLQKKIEIAEKVLQQVQQQTQEEQKKIDNLKPDSPKQQNKNKQARNRKDSDSKKQALAEVQKATEERDKIKNEARKLVEEKVKKQQELQKLQAEKEQKEQEAKLLLEAKDRKVEEAAKLLEQTKRVAAVEQKLNELQPTKAEPAAQQQRTRKDSEKQKKTTKNEEEVKKVTTDSTAAADKAAAEKKAAADKAAAEKKVAAEKAAAEKKAAEEKAAAEKKAAEEKAAAEKKAAAEKAAAAKAAAEKAAAEKKAAAEKAAAEKKAAEEKAAAEKKAAAEKAAAEKKAAAEKAAAEKAAAEKAAAEKKAAAEKAAAEKAAAEKAAAEKKAAAEKAAAEKAAAEKKAAAEKAAAEKAAAEKASVEKKAAAEKAAAEKAAAEKAAAEKAAAEKAAAEKAAAEKAAAEKAAAEKAAAEKKAAAEKAAAEKAAAEKAAAEKAAAEKAAAEKAAAEKAAAEKAAAEKAAAEKAAAEKAAAEKATAEKATAEKAAAEKKAAEEKVAAEKAAAERAVAEKAAAEKAATEKVAAEPVTEAKKQDNKQNEKKPAENKNNNQNQKPNNKKNKRTPKSSVSEEDKSTGPKNVESSDFVSSAKPEQTVAKSLETATVTAVAAVCPVAAAKPDEKKSSTPEKTAPAKPAAADQKKSSSPPKTNGTAAKSKPQPVSTTPAKQQTPEKTLPKASSPTKKAPSPPKTVPSRASPKPSTPPTTPKPTKKPELPPKPEFLKKKSPSVEQDKQPSTKPATPPTTPTEVAASPQEVNLKFNVEKQLAALNATAAAAKLMPKTLPLGTETTEEDELEEDFDEEEESIEYKFTPRPVFLATNCQVCKNPLRNLVQCESCRMVSYCNEDHRRSDAAGHKDLCSVIVEIARRRGGHIYNMAHKLTDEEYRNLRVYTLNQSEQMLKRPLQAYEREVLLFPRTCCSPSCREWRQDVLTECKDCRQVSYCAEHPDHLLPSHGQWCKAFFLFQKLILRQKILGRIEPVLPVRIVGKSFQLPPNIDEVIKFLYKNSNALRDECAYATLTQIATAPLTALHGYLQAGLRPTETFTIHLVGAELQFEGDTLDKWEAFFLHIVPEITELRLVFVGPELNVENLPIDIISRIRMCRMCRMKCRVVKFDFQCRRYYHDYCRDSGYSKPNLICFFNPVLHSTAGFGGFDTWSETIQATAAANCPIVVTSYTALDCPLDLVRFQKEAKRPLQIMAEPQLNPYGSKRPDRNFITDDVAPLIFKNYHYCVLK
- the LOC109426865 gene encoding calponin homology domain-containing protein DDB_G0272472 isoform X1 (The sequence of the model RefSeq protein was modified relative to this genomic sequence to represent the inferred CDS: added 472 bases not found in genome assembly) gives rise to the protein MAKKGKAKIGPVKTEAATEAASTVQAPSVEPVVKPVEEELTKVADKPVESPKTPAAAPAPVKEAPKQTEADKKPASPKQKQKQVPAKPKDEPKPKDAQPVKAPVAPVQNGTAGETTTAAEGTASEAEGTGTQRKRRNRRHRKKKPVIEATEGEVPPAEQKPKKEHKKKRAKRLRALALAEQSASAQIAAVEGAIAGDAPKTSNNVEVLQKKIEIAEKVLQQVQQQTQEEQKKIDNLKPDSPKQQNKNKQARNRKDSDSKKQALAEVQKATEERDKIKNEARKLVEEKVKKQQELQKLQAEKEQKEQEAKLLLEAKDRKVEEAAKLLEQTKRVAAVEQKLNELQPTKAEPAAQQQRTRKDSEKQKKTTKNEEEVKKVTTDSTAAADKAAAEKKAAADKAAAEKKVAAEKAAAEKKAAEEKAAAEKKAAEEKAAAEKKAAAEKAAAAKAAAEKAAAEKKAAAEKAAAEKKAAEEKAAAEKKAAAEKAAAEKKAAAEKAAAEKAAAEKKAAAEKAAAEKAAAERAAAEKAAAEMAAAEKKAAAEKAAAEKAAAEKAAAEKKAAAEKAAAEKAAAEKAAAEKKAAAEKAAAEKAAAEKKAAAEKAAAEKAAAEKASVEKKAAAEKAAAEKAAAEKAAAEKAAAEKAAAEKAAAEKAAAEKAAAEKAAAEKKAAAEKAAAEKAAAEKAAAEKAAAEKAAAEKAAAEKAAAEKAAAEKAAAEKAAAEKAAAEKATAEKATAEKAAAEKKAAEEKVAAEKAAAERAVAEKAAAEKAATEKVAAEPVTEAKKQDNKQNEKKPAENKNNNQNQKPNNKKNKRTPKSSVSEEDKSTGPKNVESSDFVSSAKPEQTVAKSLETATVTAVAAVCPVAAAKPDEKKSSTPEKTAPAKPAAADQKKSSSPPKTNGTAAKSKPQPVSTTPAKQQTPEKTLPKASSPTKKAPSPPKTVPSRASPKPSTPPTTPKPTKKPELPPKPEFLKKKSPSVEQDKQPSTKPATPPTTPTEVAASPQEVNLKFNVEKQLAALNATAAAAKLMPKTLPLGTETTEEDELEEDFDEEEESIEYKFTPRPVFLATNCQVCKNPLRNLVQCESCRMVSYCNEDHRRSDAAGHKDLCSVIVEIARRRGGHIYNMAHKLTDEEYRNLRVYTLNQSEQMLKRPLQAYEREVLLFPRTCCSPSCREWRQDVLTECKDCRQVSYCAEHPDHLLPSHGQWCKAFFLFQKLILRQKILGRIEPVLPVRIVGKSFQLPPNIDEVIKFLYKNSNALRDECAYATLTQIATAPLTALHGYLQAGLRPTETFTIHLVGAELQFEGDTLDKWEAFFLHIVPEITELRLVFVGPELNVENLPIDIISRIRMCRMCRMKCRVVKFDFQCRRYYHDYCRDSGYSKPNLICFFNPVLHSTAGFGGFDTWSETIQATAAANCPIVVTSYTALDCPLDLVRFQKEAKRPLQIMAEPQLNPYGSKRPDRNFITDDVAPLIFKNYHYCVLK